A DNA window from Brassica napus cultivar Da-Ae chromosome A4, Da-Ae, whole genome shotgun sequence contains the following coding sequences:
- the LOC106396974 gene encoding ADP-ribosylation factor 1-like translates to MGLSFGKLFSKLFAKKEMRILMVGLDAAGKTTILYKLKLGEIVTTIPTIGFNVETVEYKNISFTVWDVGGQDKIRPLWRHYFQNTQGLIFVVDSNDRDRVVEARDELHRMLNEDELRDAVLLVFANKQDLPNAMNAAEITDKLGLHSLRQRHWYIQSTCATSGEGLYEGLDWLSNNIANKA, encoded by the exons atggggctgTCTTTCGGGAAGCTGTTCAGCAAGCTGTTTGCGAAGAAAGAGATGCGTATCCTCATGGTTGGTCTCGATGCTGCTGGTAAGACCACCATCCTGTACAAGCTCAAGCTTGGCGAGATCGTCACCACCATTCCAACCATTG GTTTCAATGTGGAGACTGTGGAATACAAGAACATCAGCTTCACCGTCTGGGATGTCGGGGGTCAGGACAAG ATTCGTCCATTGTGGAGGCACTACTTCCAGAACACGCAAGGGCTGATCTTCGTGGTGGACAGCAACGACCGTGACCGTGTTGTGGAAGCTAGAGACGAGCTTCACAGAATGCTCAACGAA GATGAGTTGAGAGATGCCGTGCTTCTTGTCTTTGCTAACAAGCAAGATCTTCCAAACGCCATGAACGCCGCTGAGATTACTGACAAACTTGGCCTTCACTCTCTCCGTCAACGACACTG GTACATACAGAGTACATGTGCTACCTCAGGAGAAGGGCTCTACGAGGGACTTGACTGGCTCTCCAACAACATCGCAAACAAG GCTTAG